Proteins from one Salinispora arenicola genomic window:
- a CDS encoding nitrate reductase subunit alpha — MAGTTEHASRALLAVGGLVRQAEVSPDGRALYQVGGREADAFYRDRWSYDKVVRSTHGVNCTGSCSWKVYVRDGIITWEQQQTDYPSVGPDRPEYEPRGCPRGAAFSWYTYSPTRVRYPYARGVLVEMYREARQRLGDPLAAWADIQADPQRRRRYQRARGKGGLVRVSWDEALEMVAAAHVHTIAEYGPDRVAGFSPIPAMSMVSHAVGARFLSLIGGSMLSFYDWYADLPVASPQMFGDQTDVPESGDWWDASYFIMWGSNVPVTRTPDAHWMAEARYRGQKVVVVSPDFADNVKFADEWMPAQPGTDGALAMAMGHVILKEFFVDWNTPRFVDYVRRFTDLPFLVGLEPVDGGGYRPGKFVTATDLGDDDTEAAFRPVLWDSVADAPAVPNGSLGHRYSEAGVGRWNLDLGEIVPRLSCAGGEAVEVTLPRFDTERPEVMRRGVPTTRVGGQLVTTVFDLMLAQYGVARPGLPGSWPTGYDDPAEPYTPAWQEPITGVPATQVARVAREFADNAERSGGRSMIVMGAGTNHWFHSDTTYRAMLALTTLTGCQGVNGGGWAHYVGQEKCRPVTGWQQLAFALDWVRPPRQMIGTAFWYVHTDQWRYDTYSADALAAPTGTGAFAGKHTIDLLAQSARLGWMPSMPTFDRNPLDLADEALAANPDDPERYVADALVDGRLGFACADPDAPENWPRVLTVWRANLLGSSGKGNEYFLRHLLGTESNLRAEQARADERPTDVVWRDEAPEGKLDLLLSLDFRMTSTTLFSDVVLPAATWYEKHDLSTTDMHPFVNAFTPAINPPWQTRTDFTAFHGIAKAFSSLASQHLGVRKDLVATPLLHDTPDAMATPGGVVRDWRTGDGPAIPGRTMPKFVVVERDYGAVADRMAALGPLLDRLGTTNKAVTVDVNREVDYLRRVNGVVRGGSAQGRPRLDTDIRACEAILALSGTTNGRVATEGFRFLERRTGQRLADLAAEAEGKQITFPDTQSRPVPVITSPEWSGSEHGGRRYSAFTINTERLKPWHTLTGRQHFFLDHDWMHETGEALPVFRPPLDMHRLFGEPRLSGNGELEITVRYLTPHSKWSIHSEYQDNLIMLTLSRGGPTMWMSEADAAKIGVRDNEWIEAVNRNGVVVCRAVVSYKMPAGTVYMYHAQERVIDVPKAEVNGRRGGIHNSLTRLLVKPTHLIGGYAQFAFAFNYLGPTGNQRDEVTVIRRRSQEVQY; from the coding sequence ATGGCGGGCACGACGGAGCATGCAAGCAGAGCGTTGCTGGCGGTCGGGGGCCTGGTACGCCAGGCGGAGGTCTCCCCCGACGGCCGGGCGCTCTACCAGGTCGGTGGTCGGGAGGCGGACGCGTTCTATCGGGACCGTTGGTCGTACGACAAGGTGGTGCGCTCCACGCACGGGGTCAACTGCACAGGTTCGTGCTCGTGGAAGGTGTATGTCCGCGACGGCATCATCACCTGGGAGCAGCAACAGACCGACTACCCCAGTGTCGGCCCGGACCGGCCCGAGTACGAGCCGCGGGGCTGTCCACGGGGTGCGGCATTCTCCTGGTACACGTACTCGCCGACGCGGGTGCGCTACCCGTACGCCCGCGGTGTGCTGGTGGAGATGTACCGCGAGGCCCGTCAACGGTTGGGTGATCCGCTGGCGGCGTGGGCGGACATTCAGGCCGATCCGCAACGGCGGCGTCGGTACCAGCGGGCCCGGGGTAAGGGCGGCCTGGTGCGGGTGTCCTGGGACGAGGCGCTGGAGATGGTCGCCGCGGCGCACGTGCACACGATCGCCGAGTACGGGCCGGATCGCGTCGCCGGGTTCTCGCCGATTCCGGCCATGTCGATGGTGTCGCACGCGGTGGGCGCGCGCTTCCTGTCGTTGATCGGCGGGTCGATGTTGTCGTTCTACGACTGGTACGCGGACCTGCCGGTGGCGTCGCCGCAGATGTTCGGCGACCAGACCGATGTGCCGGAGTCCGGGGACTGGTGGGACGCTTCCTACTTCATCATGTGGGGCTCCAACGTCCCGGTGACCCGCACCCCGGACGCGCACTGGATGGCCGAGGCGCGGTACCGGGGCCAGAAGGTCGTGGTGGTCAGCCCGGACTTCGCCGACAACGTCAAGTTCGCCGACGAGTGGATGCCCGCCCAGCCCGGTACCGACGGGGCGCTGGCGATGGCGATGGGTCATGTGATCCTCAAGGAGTTCTTCGTCGACTGGAACACACCACGGTTCGTCGACTACGTACGCCGCTTCACCGACCTGCCGTTCCTGGTCGGGCTGGAACCGGTCGACGGCGGCGGCTATCGCCCCGGGAAGTTTGTCACCGCCACCGACCTGGGAGACGACGACACGGAGGCGGCCTTCCGACCGGTGCTGTGGGATTCCGTCGCGGACGCGCCGGCGGTGCCGAACGGATCGCTGGGGCACCGCTACAGCGAAGCCGGCGTCGGTAGGTGGAACCTGGACCTGGGCGAGATCGTGCCCCGGCTCAGCTGCGCGGGCGGTGAGGCGGTGGAGGTGACACTGCCGCGGTTCGACACCGAACGGCCCGAGGTGATGCGCCGCGGCGTACCCACCACCCGAGTGGGCGGACAGCTGGTGACCACCGTGTTCGACCTGATGCTCGCCCAGTACGGCGTCGCCCGTCCCGGCCTGCCCGGCAGTTGGCCAACCGGGTACGACGATCCGGCCGAACCGTACACGCCGGCCTGGCAGGAGCCGATCACCGGCGTACCGGCGACGCAGGTGGCCCGGGTGGCCCGGGAGTTCGCGGACAACGCCGAGCGGTCCGGTGGCCGCTCGATGATCGTGATGGGTGCGGGTACGAACCACTGGTTCCACTCCGACACCACGTACCGGGCGATGCTGGCGCTGACGACACTGACCGGCTGCCAGGGGGTCAACGGCGGCGGATGGGCGCACTATGTGGGCCAGGAGAAGTGCCGCCCGGTGACCGGATGGCAGCAGCTCGCGTTCGCGCTGGACTGGGTCCGCCCGCCCCGGCAGATGATCGGCACCGCCTTCTGGTACGTGCACACCGACCAGTGGCGCTACGACACGTACTCTGCCGATGCCCTCGCCGCGCCGACCGGCACCGGAGCGTTCGCCGGAAAGCACACCATCGACCTGCTGGCCCAGTCGGCCCGACTGGGCTGGATGCCGTCCATGCCCACCTTCGACCGCAACCCGCTCGACCTCGCCGACGAGGCACTCGCCGCGAATCCCGACGACCCGGAGCGCTACGTGGCCGACGCACTGGTCGATGGACGACTCGGCTTCGCCTGCGCCGACCCGGACGCCCCGGAGAACTGGCCGCGGGTGTTGACCGTGTGGCGCGCGAACCTGCTCGGATCGTCGGGCAAGGGCAACGAGTACTTTCTGCGTCACCTGCTCGGCACCGAGTCGAACCTGCGGGCGGAACAGGCCCGGGCCGACGAGCGCCCGACCGACGTCGTGTGGCGGGACGAGGCCCCGGAGGGCAAGCTCGACCTGCTGTTGAGCCTCGACTTCCGGATGACGTCCACCACGCTGTTCTCCGATGTGGTCTTGCCGGCGGCCACCTGGTACGAGAAACACGACCTCAGCACCACCGACATGCATCCGTTCGTGAACGCGTTCACCCCGGCGATCAACCCGCCGTGGCAGACCCGCACCGACTTCACCGCCTTTCATGGGATCGCCAAGGCCTTCTCGTCCCTGGCCAGCCAGCATCTCGGGGTACGGAAGGACCTGGTGGCCACGCCGCTGCTGCACGACACCCCGGACGCGATGGCCACGCCGGGCGGGGTCGTGCGTGACTGGCGGACGGGCGACGGTCCCGCCATACCTGGTCGGACGATGCCGAAGTTCGTCGTTGTCGAGCGCGACTACGGCGCGGTCGCCGATCGGATGGCCGCTCTCGGCCCCCTGCTCGACCGGCTGGGCACCACGAACAAGGCGGTCACCGTCGACGTGAACCGGGAGGTCGACTACCTGCGGCGGGTCAACGGCGTGGTACGGGGTGGTTCGGCACAGGGCCGGCCCCGGCTGGACACCGACATCCGGGCGTGTGAGGCCATCCTGGCGCTGTCGGGCACCACCAACGGCCGTGTCGCCACCGAGGGGTTCCGGTTCCTGGAACGGCGTACCGGTCAGCGGTTGGCAGACCTTGCCGCCGAGGCGGAGGGCAAGCAGATCACCTTTCCCGACACCCAGTCACGTCCAGTGCCGGTGATCACGAGCCCGGAGTGGTCGGGCAGCGAGCACGGCGGTCGCCGGTACTCGGCGTTCACGATCAACACGGAGCGGCTCAAGCCGTGGCACACGTTGACGGGGCGGCAGCACTTCTTTCTGGACCACGACTGGATGCACGAGACGGGCGAGGCGCTGCCGGTCTTCCGGCCGCCGCTGGACATGCACCGACTCTTCGGCGAGCCGCGGCTCAGCGGCAACGGAGAGTTAGAGATCACGGTGCGGTACCTGACACCGCATTCGAAGTGGTCCATCCACTCGGAGTATCAGGACAACCTGATCATGCTGACCCTGTCCCGCGGCGGGCCGACGATGTGGATGAGTGAGGCGGACGCGGCCAAGATCGGGGTGCGGGACAACGAGTGGATCGAGGCGGTCAACCGCAACGGTGTGGTGGTCTGCCGGGCGGTCGTCAGCTACAAGATGCCCGCGGGCACGGTCTACATGTACCACGCGCAGGAGCGGGTGATCGACGTGCCGAAAGCAGAGGTCAACGGCCGTCGTGGGGGAATACACAACTCACTGACCCGACTGCTGGTCAAGCCCACCCATCTGATCGGTGGCTACGCGCAGTTCGCGTTCGCGTTCAACTATCTCGGGCCGACCGGCAACCAACGTGACGAGGTGACGGTGATCCGCCGCCGCTCGCAGGAGGTGCAGTACTGA
- a CDS encoding GNAT family N-acetyltransferase encodes MDGINPISGVTIRSATAEDADDIAAVYVRSWRAAYAELLPPKALATLHEANWARRFHSQPESSRITLLAHTTAQVIGMVTVGPDRQDPVFGEINAIYMLPAIQGRGIGTVLLDAAITRLDSSVVRLWCAAENARSRTFYERRGFAPDGATGTYEISGHRLATVRYARQIPPDSTSPLPS; translated from the coding sequence ATGGACGGCATCAACCCGATCTCCGGCGTGACCATTCGGTCCGCCACCGCCGAGGACGCCGACGACATCGCAGCGGTGTACGTGCGCAGCTGGCGTGCCGCCTACGCGGAACTCCTGCCGCCGAAGGCGCTCGCGACCCTTCACGAGGCGAACTGGGCCCGACGGTTCCACAGCCAACCTGAATCGTCCCGAATCACCCTGCTGGCGCACACCACCGCTCAGGTCATCGGCATGGTGACGGTTGGGCCGGACCGCCAGGATCCGGTGTTCGGCGAGATCAATGCGATCTACATGCTGCCAGCGATTCAGGGACGGGGCATCGGCACGGTTCTCCTCGATGCCGCCATCACCCGACTCGACTCGTCGGTTGTCCGACTCTGGTGCGCCGCGGAGAACGCACGATCACGAACGTTCTACGAACGCCGGGGGTTCGCACCTGACGGAGCGACCGGCACGTATGAGATCAGCGGTCACCGGCTGGCAACCGTCCGCTACGCGCGCCAGATACCGCCTGACTCCACTTCACCGCTGCCGAGCTGA
- a CDS encoding DUF6328 family protein, with translation MADETETRWRRRYTELLQELRIAQTGVQILFAFLLALPFSSAFGETSAFQKTLYIVSFLATAAAAVATIAPVAFHRALFKQGRRLELARFTHLMTTTGLLLMLLAVVVAVLLVTDFVLDLPIALALTGLTLLWLLLLWVLVPFGRSRAGSDSATTE, from the coding sequence GTGGCGGACGAGACGGAGACCCGCTGGCGGCGCAGATACACCGAGCTGTTGCAGGAGTTGCGGATCGCACAGACGGGTGTGCAGATCCTGTTCGCCTTCCTGCTCGCACTACCGTTCAGCTCCGCGTTCGGCGAGACGAGCGCCTTTCAGAAGACCCTCTACATCGTCTCGTTTCTGGCCACCGCCGCGGCGGCGGTGGCGACCATCGCCCCGGTGGCCTTCCACCGGGCGTTGTTCAAGCAGGGACGTCGCCTGGAACTGGCGCGTTTCACCCATCTGATGACCACCACGGGCTTGCTCCTCATGCTTCTGGCCGTCGTCGTCGCGGTGCTACTCGTCACGGACTTCGTCCTTGATCTGCCGATCGCGCTCGCGCTGACCGGACTGACCCTGCTCTGGCTGCTCCTGCTCTGGGTGCTCGTGCCGTTCGGTCGCAGCCGGGCCGGCAGCGATTCCGCAACTACCGAATGA
- a CDS encoding arylsulfatase has protein sequence MSKAFKGVINLGVTDSTPDWDPYAQPQAPKGAPNVLFLVWDDTGFGSWDFFGGPIEMPNMSKLANNGLRYTQFHTTALCSPTRAALLSGRNHTTVGMSCVAEATEGFPGMNGHIPGEAALVGETLSDRGYNTYALGKWHCVSEDETNMASSKRNWPTSRGFERFYGFLGGEANQYYPNLVQDQQFIDQTADPVSVDEWKKGKDGYLLTADLVDRAIGMISDAKQVAPDRPFFMYFCPGANHAPHHVPKAWADKYKGKFDMGYEAIREKILAKQIKMGILPKGTELSPINPLSDVRSADGKPSPPMSDVRPWDSLSDDEKKLQTRMAEVFAGFSSYADHEIGRLISYLEETGQLDNTLIFVISDNGASGEGGPDGAVNENKFFNSVPSSVDENLKLLDILGSPGTYNHYSTGWAFAFNTPFKLFKQDAWEGGVCDPMIVHWPAGIKAKGEMRDQYAHVTDIVPTVYECLGIDLPETVKGFTQWPLEGTSFKHTFEKPKAKTAKRSQFYQMLGTRALWRDGWKVDALHPSSPADWGHFGQDKWALYHTDVDRAEIHDVADQHPELAAELVGLWYHEAGKFFGLPMEDRPTVEFLSTPRPQVAPPRDHYVYYPNTLEVPEAVAVNIRGRSYIIAADVIIDGSNAEGVLFAQGSNFGGHALYLKDGKLKYVYNYLGENEQVITSNSDVPKGKVVLGVAFEKEKLTTPPGSDRPSACIGNASLFIGKKKVGECKGMQTQLGKFALAGEGFNVGRDRGAPVTYDYSGERPWKLTGATIKQVIADVSGEAYVDVEREAAAMMARD, from the coding sequence ATGAGCAAAGCATTCAAGGGTGTCATCAACCTGGGCGTCACGGACTCGACGCCGGACTGGGATCCCTACGCGCAACCGCAGGCCCCGAAGGGGGCACCGAACGTGCTGTTCCTTGTGTGGGACGACACCGGCTTTGGTTCCTGGGACTTCTTCGGCGGGCCCATCGAGATGCCGAACATGAGCAAGCTCGCGAACAACGGGCTGAGGTACACCCAGTTCCACACGACGGCGCTGTGTTCACCCACCCGGGCCGCGTTGCTGAGCGGGCGCAACCACACCACCGTCGGGATGTCCTGTGTCGCGGAGGCGACCGAGGGGTTCCCCGGTATGAACGGGCATATTCCGGGTGAGGCAGCGCTTGTCGGTGAGACTCTGAGCGACCGGGGCTACAACACCTATGCGCTGGGCAAGTGGCACTGTGTCTCCGAGGACGAGACCAACATGGCCTCCTCCAAGCGCAACTGGCCCACCAGTCGTGGCTTCGAGCGTTTCTACGGCTTCCTCGGCGGTGAGGCGAACCAGTACTACCCGAACCTCGTGCAGGACCAGCAGTTCATCGACCAGACTGCCGACCCGGTCAGCGTTGACGAGTGGAAGAAAGGCAAGGACGGATATCTCCTCACTGCCGACCTCGTCGATCGAGCTATCGGCATGATTTCCGACGCCAAGCAGGTCGCTCCGGACCGGCCGTTCTTCATGTACTTCTGCCCCGGCGCCAACCACGCCCCGCACCACGTACCGAAAGCCTGGGCAGACAAGTACAAGGGCAAGTTCGACATGGGCTACGAGGCCATCCGCGAGAAGATCCTGGCGAAACAGATCAAGATGGGTATCCTACCGAAGGGTACGGAACTCTCCCCGATCAACCCGCTCAGTGACGTCCGCAGTGCGGACGGCAAGCCATCGCCGCCGATGAGCGACGTACGCCCGTGGGATTCGCTCAGCGACGACGAGAAGAAGTTGCAGACGCGCATGGCGGAGGTGTTCGCCGGTTTCTCCAGTTACGCGGACCACGAGATCGGCCGGCTGATCTCGTACCTGGAGGAGACCGGGCAACTGGACAACACCCTCATCTTCGTGATCTCGGACAATGGTGCCTCGGGTGAGGGAGGACCGGATGGTGCGGTCAATGAGAACAAGTTCTTCAACAGCGTCCCCAGCAGTGTGGACGAGAACCTGAAACTGCTCGACATCCTTGGTTCCCCGGGTACGTACAACCACTATTCGACGGGTTGGGCCTTCGCTTTCAACACTCCGTTCAAGCTGTTTAAGCAGGACGCGTGGGAGGGGGGCGTCTGCGACCCGATGATCGTTCACTGGCCTGCGGGGATCAAGGCGAAAGGCGAGATGCGCGACCAGTACGCGCACGTCACCGACATCGTTCCGACCGTGTACGAATGCCTTGGTATCGACCTGCCGGAGACGGTCAAGGGCTTCACCCAGTGGCCGTTGGAAGGCACCAGCTTCAAACACACATTCGAGAAGCCCAAGGCGAAGACGGCGAAGCGTAGCCAGTTCTACCAGATGCTGGGCACGCGTGCACTGTGGCGCGACGGGTGGAAGGTGGACGCCCTGCATCCCAGTTCACCTGCCGACTGGGGTCACTTCGGGCAGGACAAGTGGGCGCTCTACCACACCGACGTCGACCGTGCCGAGATCCACGACGTGGCCGACCAGCATCCCGAACTGGCCGCGGAACTGGTGGGCCTGTGGTACCACGAGGCCGGCAAGTTCTTCGGCCTGCCGATGGAGGACCGGCCCACCGTCGAATTCCTCAGTACGCCGCGACCGCAGGTGGCGCCGCCCCGGGACCATTACGTCTACTATCCGAACACGCTGGAGGTCCCGGAGGCGGTCGCGGTCAACATCCGCGGGCGGTCCTACATCATTGCGGCCGATGTCATCATCGACGGCTCCAACGCGGAAGGTGTTCTCTTCGCGCAGGGCTCCAACTTCGGCGGGCACGCACTCTACCTCAAGGACGGCAAACTCAAGTACGTCTACAACTACCTGGGGGAGAACGAACAGGTAATTACGTCGAACAGCGATGTGCCGAAGGGGAAGGTGGTGCTCGGTGTCGCGTTCGAGAAGGAGAAGTTGACCACTCCGCCCGGTTCGGACCGACCCAGTGCATGCATCGGTAACGCATCGCTGTTCATCGGCAAGAAGAAGGTCGGTGAATGTAAGGGTATGCAAACCCAACTCGGCAAGTTCGCGCTCGCCGGGGAAGGCTTCAACGTAGGGCGGGACCGGGGCGCACCCGTCACCTATGACTACTCCGGCGAGCGTCCCTGGAAGCTGACCGGGGCCACGATCAAACAGGTCATCGCCGACGTTTCGGGTGAGGCCTACGTCGACGTCGAGCGGGAGGCAGCGGCCATGATGGCGCGGGACTGA
- a CDS encoding YaaA family protein produces the protein MTILIHTSKAMRPAPRAGATLSVPVLRGRAEELATYLKTLSVRQLAAVMEISPELADRTHGLFADWGTDPAQQSPAIDSFAGDIYSGLRACDLTAADRAYAEGRLRILSGLYGILRPHDGIQPYRLEMGYRLPDPPYANLYQFWGDSVARRLPSAGVIVDLAAIEYNRLVTRFLPRDRFVSPRFLTMHPKTGEPRFVVVHAKIARGAFARWLLSARVENPADIVEFAEIGYRYEPALSKPRQPAFVCKEFEGKGLSVRLHDLG, from the coding sequence CTGACCATTCTGATCCACACCTCCAAGGCGATGCGACCGGCACCGCGGGCCGGCGCGACCCTCAGCGTGCCCGTTCTCCGGGGCCGGGCCGAGGAACTGGCGACGTACCTCAAGACCCTGTCGGTGCGGCAGCTCGCCGCCGTCATGGAGATCTCTCCGGAACTGGCCGACCGGACGCATGGGCTGTTCGCCGACTGGGGCACCGACCCGGCGCAGCAGTCTCCGGCTATTGACAGCTTCGCCGGTGACATCTACAGCGGGCTTCGCGCGTGCGACCTCACCGCCGCTGACCGGGCGTACGCCGAAGGCCGGTTGCGTATCCTCTCCGGGCTGTACGGCATCCTGCGCCCACACGATGGGATTCAGCCGTACCGGCTGGAGATGGGCTATCGGTTGCCCGACCCGCCGTACGCCAACCTTTACCAGTTCTGGGGTGATTCGGTCGCTCGTCGCCTGCCGTCGGCCGGCGTCATCGTCGACCTGGCCGCTATCGAATACAACCGGCTCGTCACCCGGTTTCTGCCCCGCGACCGGTTCGTCAGCCCCCGCTTCCTGACGATGCATCCCAAGACGGGCGAGCCGCGGTTCGTCGTCGTGCACGCGAAGATCGCCCGAGGTGCCTTCGCGCGGTGGCTGCTGTCCGCCCGGGTCGAGAACCCGGCGGACATCGTCGAGTTCGCTGAGATCGGCTATCGCTACGAACCGGCCCTGAGTAAGCCCCGCCAGCCGGCCTTCGTCTGCAAGGAGTTCGAGGGCAAGGGCCTCAGCGTCCGGTTGCACGACCTGGGGTGA
- a CDS encoding DUF2254 domain-containing protein, whose amino-acid sequence MMLWARFFRIRQNLVGSLWFFPLIGLIAGGLFALLVRAVDAVVTLPSAWHVEPSSAEELLTIVVEVAGVLAGFVVAVSVVVLELHADSFPRYLRLLYRDRFHLSTVTVLLGTVAFAFTLLVIGGTSEIPQLGVGISGILLIASFALFVVFLNHLVHQLRPVAVAAEVTKTAQKLILSREQSGESVAPEEEPTEEPALVIRARRSGSVQAVSETALVRWASQRDCHLRSKVAAGDYVIAGQPVMEIYGKRPSSDSTEQIHAMVAMGIERTIERDPAFPFRILVDSAARALSSAINDPTTAVQMLDYIEELLRTIAPMPLGAMAYFDESGQSRLVMPGRTWADYLTLAVTEIREYGASSIQVMRRLRAMLEDLCEVIPDDRRPAVEAELSRLDQTLAASFGGQVDHDRATVPDRQGIGGPGRG is encoded by the coding sequence ATGATGCTGTGGGCAAGGTTCTTCCGGATCCGCCAGAATCTGGTGGGCAGCCTGTGGTTCTTTCCGCTTATCGGGCTGATCGCAGGTGGGCTGTTCGCCCTGCTGGTCCGCGCGGTCGATGCCGTCGTCACCCTGCCGTCGGCGTGGCATGTCGAGCCGTCCTCGGCGGAGGAACTCCTCACCATCGTGGTCGAGGTTGCCGGGGTTCTGGCCGGATTTGTGGTGGCCGTGAGCGTTGTCGTGCTGGAACTCCACGCCGACAGCTTTCCTCGCTACCTACGCCTGTTGTATCGCGACCGATTCCACCTGTCCACCGTGACGGTCCTCCTCGGGACCGTTGCCTTTGCCTTCACGTTGCTGGTCATCGGTGGGACATCCGAAATCCCGCAGCTCGGTGTTGGGATCTCCGGGATTCTGCTCATCGCCAGCTTTGCGCTGTTCGTGGTTTTCCTCAACCATCTGGTGCATCAGCTGCGGCCGGTGGCAGTCGCGGCCGAAGTGACCAAGACCGCCCAGAAGCTGATCTTGTCGCGTGAGCAGTCGGGCGAGTCGGTGGCGCCCGAGGAGGAGCCGACCGAGGAGCCGGCATTGGTGATTCGGGCCCGGCGGTCCGGATCGGTGCAGGCAGTGAGCGAGACAGCCCTGGTGCGGTGGGCGAGCCAGCGCGACTGCCACCTCCGATCGAAAGTGGCGGCAGGCGACTACGTCATCGCTGGGCAGCCGGTCATGGAGATCTACGGAAAGCGTCCGTCGAGCGATTCCACCGAACAGATACACGCGATGGTGGCGATGGGGATCGAGCGAACGATCGAGCGGGATCCGGCGTTTCCGTTCCGGATCCTGGTCGACAGTGCGGCGCGGGCGCTCTCGTCCGCCATCAACGATCCGACCACGGCAGTGCAGATGTTGGACTACATCGAGGAGCTGCTTCGGACGATTGCGCCAATGCCCCTCGGCGCAATGGCCTACTTCGATGAGTCAGGCCAGTCACGGCTGGTCATGCCGGGGCGGACGTGGGCGGACTATCTCACCCTGGCGGTCACGGAGATTCGGGAGTACGGGGCCAGTTCCATCCAGGTGATGCGGCGGCTACGCGCCATGCTCGAAGATCTTTGCGAGGTGATCCCCGACGACCGGAGACCGGCGGTGGAGGCCGAACTCTCCCGGCTTGATCAGACCCTGGCCGCAAGCTTCGGAGGTCAGGTTGACCATGACCGTGCCACGGTGCCGGACCGGCAGGGAATCGGCGGTCCGGGCCGCGGGTAA
- a CDS encoding formylglycine-generating enzyme family protein translates to MQCVVHEALGSPATTSPTRDMVWIPGGRFRMGSNDFYPEEGPARWVEVDGFWIDQYQVTVADFDRFVRDTGHVTMAEVPPEAADYPDADPDLLVPGSLVFRKAPGPVSLADYRNWWSWTPGATWRHPEGPGSTIEGRDLHPVTHVAYSDAVAFATWAGKELPTESEWELAARGGLADAVFTWGDEFAPEGRMMANTWQGAFPWQNLLLDGYAGTSPVGSFPPNGYSLYDMAGNVWEWTRDIFTYPAGPSAKACCTTPVTTDEPGSAIPRHVIKGGSHLCAPNYCMRYRPAARQGEAIDTSTCHLGFRCVIR, encoded by the coding sequence ATGCAGTGCGTGGTGCATGAGGCGCTCGGCTCACCAGCGACGACCAGCCCAACTCGGGACATGGTCTGGATTCCCGGCGGCCGGTTTCGAATGGGATCCAACGACTTCTATCCAGAAGAAGGACCGGCTCGTTGGGTCGAGGTCGACGGGTTCTGGATCGATCAGTATCAGGTGACGGTCGCGGACTTCGATCGATTCGTACGGGACACCGGTCATGTCACGATGGCCGAGGTCCCACCGGAGGCGGCGGACTATCCCGACGCCGACCCGGACCTGCTCGTCCCGGGGTCCCTCGTGTTCCGCAAGGCGCCGGGGCCGGTGAGCCTCGCTGACTACCGCAACTGGTGGTCGTGGACGCCGGGCGCGACATGGCGCCACCCCGAGGGGCCCGGCAGCACCATCGAGGGCAGAGACCTGCACCCCGTTACCCACGTCGCCTACTCCGACGCGGTGGCGTTCGCGACGTGGGCCGGGAAGGAACTCCCGACCGAGTCCGAGTGGGAACTCGCCGCTCGCGGTGGGCTCGCCGACGCCGTCTTCACCTGGGGAGACGAGTTCGCCCCCGAGGGTCGGATGATGGCCAACACCTGGCAGGGCGCGTTCCCCTGGCAGAACCTCCTCCTCGACGGGTATGCGGGAACCTCACCAGTCGGATCCTTCCCGCCCAATGGATACAGCCTGTACGACATGGCCGGCAACGTGTGGGAGTGGACCCGAGACATCTTCACGTATCCCGCCGGTCCATCAGCGAAGGCGTGTTGCACCACGCCGGTCACTACCGACGAGCCGGGCTCGGCCATCCCTCGTCATGTCATCAAGGGCGGATCCCACCTGTGCGCCCCCAATTACTGCATGCGGTACCGACCGGCGGCTCGTCAGGGCGAAGCGATCGACACCTCGACGTGCCACCTCGGCTTCAGGTGCGTCATTCGGTAG